Proteins from one Lachnospiraceae bacterium KGMB03038 genomic window:
- the pepT gene encoding peptidase T: MKAYERFLRYVNVWTTSDETSETVPSTQRQFELGRLLAQELKDIGVEKVELNDMCYLYAEIPATPGYEDKPAIGLIAHMDTVMDFPGKDIHPQFTKNYNGEDVKLGESGKVLSVKEFPHLKNMKGRTLITTDGTTLLGADDKAGIAEIITAADEILKENIPHGKICIGFTPDEEIARGAKNFDVERFGADFAYTLDGDIEGEIQFENFNASTAYFTIHGVNVHTGSAKGILVNSQLIGMEIQSRLPDERPETTEGYEGFFHLMAFNGNTEKTQMRYLVRDHSGEKFKQRHETLRRIQKEMNEKYGEGTVELEIAESYYNMREKIEPCMHLVDIAKKAITDAGLTPDISPVRGGTDGARLSFKGLPCPNLGTGGSAFHGPFEHITVEGMDLAVGIVKDILKSYAAYEEK, encoded by the coding sequence ATGAAGGCATATGAGAGATTTTTAAGGTACGTAAATGTCTGGACGACAAGTGACGAAACGAGCGAGACGGTTCCGTCCACCCAGAGACAGTTTGAACTGGGCAGGCTTCTTGCGCAGGAGTTAAAGGACATTGGTGTTGAAAAAGTGGAACTCAACGACATGTGCTACCTCTACGCGGAGATTCCGGCCACTCCCGGCTATGAGGACAAGCCGGCCATCGGTCTTATCGCCCATATGGATACTGTGATGGATTTCCCCGGAAAGGATATCCATCCGCAGTTCACCAAGAACTACAACGGAGAGGACGTGAAACTGGGAGAGAGCGGGAAAGTGCTCTCTGTCAAAGAGTTCCCGCATCTGAAGAACATGAAAGGGAGAACCCTTATCACCACAGACGGAACTACGCTCCTGGGCGCGGACGACAAGGCGGGCATAGCGGAGATCATCACAGCGGCGGATGAGATCCTGAAGGAGAATATCCCCCATGGAAAGATCTGTATTGGCTTTACCCCGGATGAAGAGATCGCGCGGGGCGCTAAAAACTTCGATGTGGAACGCTTTGGCGCAGATTTTGCCTATACGCTGGACGGAGATATCGAAGGCGAGATTCAGTTTGAGAATTTTAACGCATCCACAGCATATTTTACAATCCACGGTGTGAACGTGCACACTGGCAGCGCAAAAGGAATCCTGGTGAACTCCCAGCTCATCGGCATGGAGATTCAGTCCAGACTGCCGGACGAGCGGCCGGAAACAACGGAAGGGTACGAGGGGTTCTTCCATCTGATGGCTTTCAATGGGAATACGGAGAAGACGCAGATGCGGTATTTGGTTCGCGACCACAGCGGAGAAAAATTTAAGCAGCGTCATGAGACCTTGCGCCGGATCCAAAAGGAAATGAACGAGAAGTACGGCGAGGGAACGGTAGAGCTGGAGATCGCGGAGTCTTACTACAATATGCGGGAGAAGATCGAACCCTGCATGCATCTGGTTGACATTGCCAAGAAGGCTATCACAGACGCGGGGCTTACACCGGATATTTCCCCGGTGCGCGGCGGCACGGATGGAGCGAGACTCAGCTTCAAGGGGCTGCCGTGTCCGAATCTTGGGACAGGCGGATCCGCGTTCCATGGCCCCTTTGAACACATCACAGTAGAGGGTATGGATCTGGCAGTAGGCATTGTTAAAGATATTCTGAAGAGCTACGCCGCATATGAGGAGAAATAG
- a CDS encoding peptide MFS transporter, with translation MGESTTAVKKKHPWGFYVCNLTFTFERLAYYGAKPILLLFLIKAVGEGGLGIDNAQAAVIAANLTAYTYLAPIIGGYISDRWLGARYAIPLGSVIMAIGYLIGWKAANAAMVNLMVIVISIGTGFFKGNLSAIQGRMYDDKSMLDSAFSIQYSFVNIGSFVGSVATGYLYLNTFKNGDVLGFRQCFFLSAVFCLIAAVWFVANWKSLQGQGKKPFKYLTDTQGNIIGEDSKKDKKKEKSAEPLTRAEKRRVWAIILVSAFSIIFWLFYYQNELALTIYMTEYVDMHLAGIEIAPGWINTSLNGLLCVALGGVMAAVWRKLSERPQGDLNMFQKIGLSFLFLGCAFGVVVLAEFTRGVGSPAGNKVSVLWMVGFVFLLTIGEMCFSPLRNAFVSKYAPKKYLSLLMGVITVATFCASKLSPYVQVIIENMNIFPVLVAIFILLLLCALFMVATNKKLNKLVEDED, from the coding sequence ATGGGAGAAAGTACAACAGCAGTGAAGAAAAAGCACCCTTGGGGCTTTTATGTCTGCAATCTGACATTCACGTTTGAAAGACTGGCTTACTACGGGGCAAAGCCAATTTTGCTACTGTTTCTGATCAAGGCGGTGGGAGAGGGCGGTCTGGGGATCGACAATGCGCAGGCTGCCGTGATCGCGGCCAACCTGACAGCCTATACTTACCTGGCGCCGATCATCGGCGGCTACATCAGCGACCGCTGGCTGGGAGCCAGATACGCCATCCCTTTAGGAAGTGTTATCATGGCTATTGGCTACCTGATCGGCTGGAAGGCGGCAAACGCGGCTATGGTGAACTTGATGGTGATCGTCATCTCTATCGGAACCGGATTCTTCAAGGGCAATCTGTCCGCGATACAGGGACGTATGTATGATGATAAGAGTATGCTGGATTCCGCGTTTTCAATCCAGTATTCTTTTGTAAATATCGGCTCCTTTGTGGGATCTGTGGCAACGGGCTACCTGTATCTGAATACATTTAAAAACGGCGATGTGTTGGGATTCCGTCAGTGTTTCTTCTTAAGCGCCGTATTCTGCCTGATCGCTGCCGTATGGTTTGTGGCAAACTGGAAATCTCTTCAGGGCCAGGGCAAAAAACCCTTTAAATACCTGACAGACACTCAAGGCAATATCATCGGCGAGGACAGCAAGAAGGACAAGAAGAAAGAAAAGTCCGCTGAGCCTCTGACACGAGCGGAGAAGAGACGAGTGTGGGCCATCATCCTTGTGTCTGCTTTCTCTATTATCTTTTGGCTGTTCTACTACCAGAACGAGCTGGCGCTGACCATCTATATGACCGAGTACGTGGATATGCACCTGGCAGGGATCGAGATTGCGCCGGGCTGGATCAACACCTCTCTTAACGGACTGCTGTGCGTGGCGCTTGGCGGTGTGATGGCGGCTGTTTGGAGAAAGCTTTCCGAGAGACCCCAGGGCGACCTGAACATGTTCCAGAAGATTGGATTAAGTTTCTTGTTCCTTGGATGTGCCTTCGGAGTGGTCGTGCTGGCAGAGTTCACCCGCGGCGTGGGTTCACCGGCTGGCAATAAGGTAAGTGTACTGTGGATGGTAGGATTTGTATTTCTTCTGACCATCGGCGAGATGTGCTTCTCACCGCTTCGCAACGCCTTCGTCAGCAAGTACGCGCCGAAGAAATACCTGTCCCTTCTCATGGGCGTTATCACGGTGGCGACATTCTGCGCTTCCAAGTTAAGCCCTTATGTTCAGGTGATCATTGAGAACATGAATATCTTCCCGGTTCTCGTGGCAATCTTCATTCTTCTTCTTCTGTGCGCGCTCTTCATGGTTGCGACAAACAAGAAGCTGAACAAGCTGGTGGAAGACGAGGATTAA
- a CDS encoding LysR family transcriptional regulator, with translation MSRREGADVSSIWKYKYFVDVIENRSFTKAGNINYVSQTAISQNISSLEKMAGGKLINRGKGEVVPTELGQIVYRRAKEMLEIEARMTREIEQFRNREVTYIGIDSAINKKMWMTYEQVYDPNFLRVGEKMECYNLDNMIGARMMKNHELDVFIGYENQALEDEPGVAGENLTGSRIGVYVGKNTTIPYGPLRLDDLRGHRCYLASSYSCSVQEEARGRLEDGCRFIEVKNVETMKIKVEFNDAFAFVDSRYFWRGDGEIRQLADYEETCAIRLYYFRASEKKNVSKFIKILKDKMEE, from the coding sequence ATTTCCCGGCGGGAGGGCGCGGATGTGAGCAGTATATGGAAGTATAAATATTTTGTAGATGTGATCGAGAACAGGAGTTTTACAAAAGCGGGCAACATCAACTATGTGTCTCAGACGGCCATCAGCCAGAACATCTCATCTCTGGAGAAAATGGCGGGCGGAAAACTGATCAACCGGGGCAAGGGCGAGGTAGTTCCCACAGAGTTGGGACAGATTGTTTACCGCCGGGCTAAGGAGATGCTGGAGATAGAGGCGCGGATGACGCGGGAGATTGAGCAATTTCGGAATCGGGAGGTGACGTACATCGGAATTGACAGCGCTATCAACAAGAAGATGTGGATGACTTATGAGCAGGTGTATGATCCCAATTTCCTGAGGGTTGGTGAGAAGATGGAGTGTTACAATCTGGATAATATGATCGGAGCCCGGATGATGAAGAACCATGAACTGGACGTGTTCATCGGCTACGAAAACCAGGCGCTGGAGGATGAGCCTGGGGTGGCGGGGGAGAATCTAACCGGTTCCCGGATCGGTGTCTATGTGGGTAAGAATACTACGATCCCTTACGGACCGCTCCGGCTGGATGACCTGCGGGGGCATCGGTGCTATCTGGCCTCCTCCTACAGCTGCAGCGTCCAGGAGGAAGCTCGCGGCCGCCTGGAGGACGGGTGTCGGTTCATCGAGGTGAAGAATGTGGAGACCATGAAGATCAAGGTGGAGTTTAACGATGCCTTCGCCTTTGTAGACAGCCGTTACTTTTGGCGCGGGGACGGGGAGATCCGACAGCTGGCGGACTATGAGGAGACATGCGCGATTCGGCTTTATTATTTCCGCGCGTCGGAGAAAAAGAATGTATCGAAATTCATTAAGATATTGAAAGATAAAATGGAAGAATAA
- a CDS encoding methylated-DNA--[protein]-cysteine S-methyltransferase — MQYVSHYQSPIGRILLAADETCLTGLWFEGQKYFGLHLDKEREEKEIPLFQAAKQWLDIYFSGEEPRIPLPLHLRGTDFQKEVWEILRTIPYGQTMTYGEIAGRLAGKRGGKKVSARAVGGAVGHNQISIIVPCHRVVGANGSLTGYAGGIEKKVKLLELEKADNQFLFPGGRARM, encoded by the coding sequence ATGCAGTATGTCAGTCATTATCAGTCGCCTATAGGCAGGATCTTGCTGGCGGCAGACGAAACATGCCTTACCGGATTATGGTTTGAAGGACAGAAATATTTTGGGCTTCATCTTGACAAAGAGCGGGAAGAAAAAGAGATTCCCCTATTTCAAGCGGCGAAACAGTGGCTGGACATTTATTTCTCGGGAGAAGAGCCGCGGATTCCCCTGCCGCTCCACTTAAGAGGAACAGATTTCCAGAAAGAAGTATGGGAAATCCTCCGTACGATCCCTTACGGTCAGACTATGACCTATGGAGAGATTGCCGGCAGACTGGCCGGAAAAAGAGGGGGAAAGAAGGTGTCCGCCCGGGCGGTAGGCGGAGCGGTGGGCCATAACCAGATCTCTATCATCGTACCCTGCCACCGGGTGGTAGGGGCCAATGGCAGCCTGACAGGGTATGCAGGGGGAATCGAGAAAAAGGTGAAGCTACTAGAGCTGGAAAAGGCGGATAACCAGTTCTTATTTCCCGGCGGGAGGGCGCGGATGTGA
- a CDS encoding polyribonucleotide nucleotidyltransferase has product MYKKYEMELAGRTLRVDVDRVAKQANGAVLMHYGDTTVLCTATASEKPREGIDFFPLSVEYNERLYAVGKIPGGFNKREGKASENAILTCRVIDRPMRPLFPKDYRNDVTLENLVLSVDQDCSPELTAMLGAAIATTISDIPFDGPISSTQVGLVDGELVFNPTAAQREVSKLSLTVASTKEKVIMIEAGAEEVPEQQMIDAIFAAHELNQKVIAFIETIVAECGKPKHSYESCAVPEELFEAIKEIVPPAQMEEAVFTDEKQVREENIRQITEKLEEAFAEKEDWLEVLGEAVYQYQKKTVRKMILKDHKRPDGRAIDQIRPLAAEVDLIPRVHGSAMFTRGQTQICTITTLAPLAEAQRLDGLDEAETSKRYMHHYNFPSYSVGETRPSRGPGRREIGHGALAERALLPVLPDETEFPYAIRTVSETFESNGSTSQASVCASSMSLMAAGVPIKSAVAGISAGLVTGETDDDYLVLTDIQGLEDFFGDMDFKVAGTHEGITAIQMDIKIHGLTRPIIEEAIAATRKARLYILDEVMAKTIAEPRPEVGPYAPKIIQMQIDPQKIGDVVGQRGKTINAIIEQTGVKIDIEDDGSVSICGTEAASMEEARKLIHIIVTDFEAGQVLEGKVVSIKEFGAFLEFAPGKEGMVHISKLAKERVNHVEDVLTLGDVVKVVCLGKDKMGRFSFSMKDVAE; this is encoded by the coding sequence ATGTACAAAAAGTATGAAATGGAACTTGCCGGCAGAACGCTGCGCGTGGATGTGGACCGGGTAGCGAAGCAGGCAAATGGAGCGGTGCTGATGCATTATGGAGATACAACCGTGCTCTGTACGGCTACCGCCTCAGAGAAACCCAGGGAAGGAATCGACTTTTTCCCGCTCAGCGTGGAGTATAACGAGCGTCTGTACGCAGTAGGAAAGATTCCGGGAGGTTTTAACAAGAGAGAGGGCAAGGCTTCTGAGAACGCGATCCTGACTTGCCGTGTGATCGATCGGCCCATGCGTCCGTTATTCCCAAAGGATTACCGCAATGACGTAACGCTGGAGAATCTGGTATTGTCTGTAGATCAGGACTGTTCCCCGGAATTGACGGCTATGCTGGGAGCGGCGATTGCCACTACCATCTCAGACATTCCTTTTGACGGCCCGATTTCTTCTACTCAAGTGGGACTGGTCGACGGCGAACTGGTATTCAACCCGACAGCGGCCCAGAGAGAAGTCTCCAAACTGTCTCTGACGGTTGCGTCTACCAAAGAGAAAGTGATCATGATCGAGGCTGGGGCGGAGGAAGTTCCGGAACAGCAGATGATCGACGCGATTTTTGCCGCGCATGAGCTGAACCAGAAGGTGATCGCATTCATCGAGACCATCGTGGCAGAGTGCGGAAAACCGAAACATTCTTATGAGAGCTGCGCGGTTCCGGAAGAATTGTTCGAGGCAATTAAGGAGATCGTGCCTCCGGCTCAGATGGAAGAAGCGGTATTTACTGATGAAAAGCAGGTAAGAGAGGAAAATATCCGCCAGATCACGGAGAAGCTGGAAGAAGCTTTCGCAGAGAAAGAAGATTGGCTGGAAGTGCTTGGCGAGGCAGTATATCAGTATCAGAAGAAGACGGTGCGCAAGATGATCTTAAAGGATCACAAGCGTCCGGACGGAAGAGCGATTGACCAGATCCGGCCTTTGGCGGCAGAAGTAGATCTGATCCCGAGAGTCCACGGCTCTGCTATGTTTACCCGTGGACAGACCCAGATCTGTACGATTACTACACTGGCTCCCCTTGCGGAGGCCCAGAGACTGGACGGATTGGATGAGGCGGAGACTTCCAAGAGATATATGCATCATTATAATTTCCCCTCCTATTCTGTGGGAGAGACTAGACCTTCCAGAGGACCGGGACGCCGTGAGATCGGACACGGAGCGTTGGCAGAGCGCGCCCTTCTCCCGGTACTGCCGGATGAGACAGAGTTCCCTTACGCGATCCGTACCGTATCAGAGACCTTCGAGTCCAACGGATCTACCTCTCAGGCCAGCGTGTGCGCTTCCTCTATGTCCCTGATGGCTGCGGGAGTGCCGATCAAGTCTGCGGTGGCAGGTATTTCTGCCGGACTGGTGACCGGTGAGACCGATGATGATTATCTGGTGCTGACCGATATCCAGGGACTGGAAGATTTCTTTGGAGACATGGACTTCAAGGTGGCTGGAACCCATGAAGGGATCACCGCGATCCAGATGGATATTAAGATCCACGGCCTGACCAGACCGATCATCGAGGAGGCGATCGCGGCCACAAGGAAGGCAAGACTGTACATCTTAGATGAAGTGATGGCAAAGACTATCGCCGAGCCAAGACCGGAAGTAGGGCCGTACGCTCCGAAGATCATCCAGATGCAGATCGATCCTCAGAAGATTGGCGATGTGGTAGGCCAGAGAGGAAAAACCATCAACGCGATCATCGAGCAGACTGGAGTGAAGATCGATATTGAGGACGATGGCTCCGTATCCATCTGCGGAACAGAAGCGGCAAGCATGGAAGAGGCCCGCAAGCTGATCCATATCATTGTCACCGATTTTGAGGCGGGACAGGTATTGGAAGGAAAGGTAGTCAGCATCAAAGAGTTCGGCGCGTTCCTGGAATTCGCGCCGGGCAAAGAGGGAATGGTGCATATCTCCAAACTTGCGAAAGAAAGAGTCAACCATGTGGAAGATGTACTGACACTGGGCGATGTTGTAAAAGTTGTATGCCTTGGAAAAGACAAGATGGGAAGATTCTCATTCAGTATGAAGGATGTAGCGGAATAA
- the rpsO gene encoding 30S ribosomal protein S15, with product MISKEQKEQIIAEYGRSEGDTGSPEVQVAILTARINDLTEHFKNNPKDHHSRRGLLKMVGQRRGLLAYLKKIDIERYRSLIERLGLRK from the coding sequence ATGATCTCAAAAGAACAGAAAGAACAGATTATCGCTGAGTATGGAAGAAGCGAGGGAGACACAGGTTCACCGGAGGTTCAGGTAGCGATCCTGACAGCAAGGATCAATGACCTGACAGAGCACTTCAAGAACAATCCGAAGGATCATCATTCCAGAAGAGGACTTCTGAAGATGGTAGGACAGAGAAGAGGACTTCTGGCATATCTGAAGAAGATCGACATCGAGAGATATCGTTCACTGATCGAGAGACTTGGATTGAGAAAGTAA
- a CDS encoding bifunctional riboflavin kinase/FAD synthetase yields MEYLKGLEHYKDTRRSAVTFGKFDGLHRGHQTLIRKVAQLRQTEQVRAAVCAFDMKRTGILMTKEERAAHLEDSMDYLVECPFSEELRKMSGEEFIKEIICGVFHAKYVVVGTDFHFGYGQGGDADMLKEYAGAYGYEAIVLEKERYQGRIISSTYIKELMAEGNIQLADKLLGYPYSIKGVVEHGRRLGRTLGFPTFNVEWPQAKIVPPRGVYFSRTWLDGKCYAGITNVGVKPTVSTEDKVLAESFLFDYEGSAYDKEVRVELLDFRRPERKFADIQEMKAAIDRDIESGREYFIKNA; encoded by the coding sequence ATGGAATACTTAAAAGGACTTGAACATTATAAAGATACCCGCAGATCCGCGGTTACGTTTGGTAAGTTTGACGGGCTTCACAGAGGCCATCAGACTTTGATCCGCAAGGTGGCGCAGCTTAGGCAGACAGAACAGGTCCGCGCGGCGGTCTGCGCCTTCGATATGAAGCGGACTGGAATCCTTATGACAAAGGAGGAGCGGGCGGCTCATCTGGAAGATTCTATGGATTATCTGGTGGAATGTCCCTTCTCAGAAGAACTTCGGAAAATGAGCGGGGAAGAATTCATCAAAGAGATCATCTGCGGAGTGTTCCACGCCAAATACGTGGTGGTGGGAACGGATTTTCATTTTGGATATGGGCAGGGCGGAGACGCGGATATGCTGAAAGAATATGCCGGGGCTTATGGCTATGAAGCCATCGTTCTGGAGAAAGAACGGTACCAGGGCAGGATCATCAGCAGCACCTATATCAAAGAATTGATGGCGGAAGGGAATATCCAGCTGGCGGACAAGCTGCTGGGGTATCCTTACAGCATCAAAGGAGTGGTGGAGCACGGCAGGAGACTTGGACGGACACTTGGATTCCCCACCTTTAATGTAGAGTGGCCCCAGGCTAAGATTGTTCCTCCCAGAGGCGTGTATTTCAGCAGAACCTGGCTAGACGGCAAATGCTATGCCGGGATTACGAATGTGGGAGTCAAACCAACAGTTTCCACAGAAGATAAAGTTTTGGCTGAAAGTTTTCTTTTTGACTATGAAGGCAGCGCCTATGACAAAGAAGTCCGGGTGGAGCTTTTGGATTTCCGCAGGCCGGAAAGGAAATTCGCGGATATCCAGGAGATGAAAGCGGCGATTGACCGGGATATTGAAAGCGGACGGGAATATTTTATAAAAAATGCTTGA
- the truB gene encoding tRNA pseudouridine(55) synthase TruB — MINGILNVYKEKGFTSHDVVAKLRGITGQRKIGHTGTLDPEAEGVLPICLGRATKVCELLTDQDKTYEAVLLLGVRTDTQDTAGTVLEEGDASAVTEERLKETVKNYIGDYDQIPPMYSALKVNGKKLYELAREGKTVERKARRVRIHEIKILDIHFPRIRMRVNCSKGTYIRTLCDDIGREIGCFGCMESLVRTKAGPFEKSGAHTLEEIEQRQKQGTLGEILRSIDSLFQEYPAVYVEARWEKLALNGNSLRRGMIRTEGRAEDGERVRLYNEKGDFLALYGYQKKTQEYKAVKMFCGS, encoded by the coding sequence ATGATCAATGGGATTTTGAATGTTTATAAAGAGAAAGGCTTCACCTCCCATGATGTGGTGGCTAAGCTGAGGGGAATCACAGGTCAGAGAAAGATCGGCCATACGGGAACGCTGGACCCGGAGGCTGAAGGGGTCCTTCCCATCTGTCTTGGCCGGGCCACAAAGGTATGCGAGCTTTTGACAGATCAGGACAAGACCTATGAGGCGGTGCTTCTTCTGGGAGTGCGGACAGATACGCAGGATACAGCCGGAACAGTGCTGGAAGAAGGAGATGCCTCAGCCGTAACTGAGGAAAGACTGAAAGAGACGGTGAAGAATTACATAGGAGACTATGATCAGATTCCACCCATGTATTCGGCGCTGAAAGTAAATGGTAAAAAGCTTTATGAACTTGCCAGAGAAGGAAAGACGGTAGAACGTAAGGCGCGCAGGGTGAGGATCCATGAGATAAAGATTCTGGATATCCATTTTCCAAGGATAAGGATGAGAGTCAACTGTTCCAAGGGAACCTATATCAGAACCTTATGCGATGACATCGGGAGAGAGATTGGATGTTTTGGATGTATGGAATCCCTGGTGCGGACAAAGGCAGGACCTTTTGAAAAGAGCGGCGCCCATACGCTGGAAGAAATCGAGCAGAGGCAGAAACAGGGAACCCTGGGAGAAATCTTAAGATCTATTGATTCTCTGTTCCAGGAATATCCCGCCGTGTATGTGGAAGCCAGGTGGGAGAAGCTGGCGCTTAATGGGAACAGTCTCCGCCGGGGAATGATCCGGACAGAAGGGCGCGCGGAAGATGGAGAACGGGTCAGGCTGTATAATGAAAAAGGAGATTTCCTTGCCTTGTATGGTTACCAGAAAAAGACACAAGAATATAAAGCAGTAAAAATGTTTTGCGGCAGCTGA